The Armatimonas rosea genome includes a window with the following:
- the moaC gene encoding cyclic pyranopterin monophosphate synthase MoaC, which produces MREFSHLDESGTARMVDVSAKAETHRTATAQGQVRLTESVRQLVAEKALPKGDVFTVAKLAGILAAKKCGELIPLCHPLPLTDIQVELRLTESGVAISATASCVGRTGVEMEALTAVSVAALTVYDMCKAVDKGIVIEEVRLVSKTGGKSGAWHAEK; this is translated from the coding sequence ATACGGGAGTTTAGCCACTTAGACGAGAGCGGCACGGCACGGATGGTCGATGTCTCGGCGAAGGCGGAGACGCACCGGACAGCGACAGCGCAGGGACAAGTTCGCCTTACCGAGAGCGTGCGCCAGCTCGTGGCGGAGAAAGCGCTCCCCAAGGGCGATGTCTTTACAGTGGCAAAGCTCGCGGGGATCCTGGCGGCAAAGAAGTGCGGCGAGCTCATTCCCCTCTGCCACCCGCTCCCCCTCACGGATATTCAGGTGGAGCTACGCCTCACCGAGAGCGGCGTGGCGATCTCCGCGACCGCGTCGTGTGTCGGGCGGACGGGAGTGGAGATGGAGGCTCTCACCGCAGTCAGTGTCGCCGCGCTGACGGTCTACGATATGTGTAAGGCCGTGGACAAAGGGATCGTGATCGAGGAAGTGCGGCTGGTGAGCAAGACCGGCGGCAAGAGCGGAGCGTGGCATGCCGAAAAATAA
- a CDS encoding STAS domain-containing protein codes for MNKISLYPAGRTALLRCNAPLSGGPDVTQLVTQIERTGAREVLLDTTKASWADSDGLRWLLSLHQMLQTHGRSLRIVAQENGRIWRNITLLQTDLPLFGSVRAALQY; via the coding sequence ATGAACAAGATCTCACTCTATCCGGCGGGACGAACCGCCCTTCTGCGCTGCAATGCACCACTCTCCGGCGGCCCCGATGTCACGCAGCTTGTCACTCAGATCGAGCGTACTGGTGCCCGCGAGGTTCTGCTGGACACCACCAAGGCGAGCTGGGCCGACAGTGATGGCCTCCGCTGGTTGCTCTCGCTCCATCAAATGCTTCAGACCCACGGCCGCTCCCTACGCATTGTCGCGCAAGAGAATGGCCGTATCTGGCGCAATATCACGCTCCTCCAGACCGACCTGCCGCTCTTTGGGAGTGTGCGGGCCGCGCT